From a single Erpetoichthys calabaricus chromosome 1, fErpCal1.3, whole genome shotgun sequence genomic region:
- the LOC114646950 gene encoding F-box only protein 2-like: protein MHLLHLPDEVLRLIFSHVPASALLTRCQYVCKRWHDILSSQAFWKFKYMEDWPHFGSHKMAISTVCNWKKICLKDPFRRNLIKNPCGEDSWNSWRVHNGGDGWSFIRFTSEDLPHVCSAFGSSFHWSVKSQTIDLIEEGLCKKVLDEYQPEIAISDWYSAYIPWGGEYKMTAKLLGHNQRQVIQEFHTEGLIPGNQPEQCWVQVQHVFTDYGTGVRYVKFQHMAKDILYWKGHYGAWVTNSSVTVRLRTAPQK from the exons ATGCACCTGCTTCACCTGCCCGACGAGGTGCTGCGTTTGATCTTCAGCCATGTGCCCGCCTCCGCCCTGCTCACAAGATGCCAGTACGTCTGCAAGCGGTGGCACGACATTCTGAGCAGCCAGGCATTTTGGAAATTCAAGTATATGGAAGACTGGCCACACTTTGGGTCCCATAAAATGGCCATCTCAACAGTCTGCAACTGGAAGAAGATTTGTCTTAAGGATCCCTTCAGGAGGAACCTCATCAAAAATCCCTGTGGAGAAG ATTCCTGGAACAGCTGGAGGGTACACAATGGAGGAGACGGCTGGTCATTCATCAGATTCACATCAGAGGACCTGCCGCATGTCTGCTCCGCGTTTGGGTCATCATTTCA CTGGAGCGTCAAGTCTCAGACCATCGACCTGATCGAGGAGGGCCTGTGCAAGAAAGTCCTGGATGAATACCAGCCGGAGATCGCCATTTCTGACTG GTACTCAGCATACATTCCGTGGGGAGGAGAGTACAAAATGACGGCGAAGCTCCTGGGCCACAACCAGCGGCAAGTCATTCAGGAGTTCCACACGGAAGGCCTAATTCCAGGAAACCAGCCTGAGCAGTGCTGGGTACAG GTCCAACACGTGTTCACCGACTATGGCACCGGAGTGCGCTACGTCAAGTTTCAACACATGGCAAAGGACATCCTGTACTGGAAAGGTCACTATGGGGCTTGGGTCACTAACTCCTCCGTGACAGTGCGCTTGAGGACGGCCCCCCAGAAGTAA